From Calonectris borealis chromosome 7, bCalBor7.hap1.2, whole genome shotgun sequence, one genomic window encodes:
- the LOC142084220 gene encoding NADH dehydrogenase [ubiquinone] 1 beta subcomplex subunit 8, mitochondrial-like isoform X7, whose product MAAAGLRGVLWQRAAARLWAARAAAAVPAGAPPGARAASEMSKDLMPGPYPRTPEERAAAAKKYNMRVEDYEPYADDGFGYGDYPKLPDKSLHERDPWYQWDQPDLRHNWGEPMHWDFDMYIRNRVDTSPTPVPWHTMRKHFLVFLSTMLIMFGLGEIYPSYRPVGPKQYPFNDLYLERGGDPNKEPPVVTHYEI is encoded by the exons GCGGGCAGCCGCCCGGCTGTGGGCGGCGCGGGCCGCCGCGGCGGTGCCTGCAGGGGCGCCCCCAGGGGCGCGGGCGG CCTCGGAGATGTCCAAGGACCTGATGCCCGGGCCGTACCCCCGGACACCGGAGGAGCGGGCAGCTGCTGCAAAGAAGTACAACATGCGGGTGGAAGACTACGAGCCCTACGCCGACGACGGCTTTGG GTATGGTGACTACCCCAAGCTCCCTGATAAGTCTCTTCATGAGAGAGACCCCTGGTACCAGTGGGACCAGCCAGACCTGAGGCATAACTGGGGAGAGCCG ATGCACTGGGACTTTGACATGTATATTCGGAACCGTGTTGATACATCCCCCACTCCAGTTCCCTGGCACACCATGCGCAAGCACTTCCTTGTCTTCTTGAGTACCATGCTGATCATGTTTGGTCTTGGAGAGATCTATCCGTCTTACAGGCCTGTG GGACCGAAGCAATATCCCTTCAATGACCTGTatctggagagaggaggagacCCCAATAAAGAGCCACCAGTGGTGACGCACTATGAAATCTGA
- the LOC142084220 gene encoding protein transport protein Sec31B-like isoform X2: MKLKEIERTAVQAWSPANNHPIYLATGTSAQQLDASFSTNATLEIFEVDFKDPSLDMKQKGTLPASNRFHKLIWGNFGNGSPESYGVIVGGGDNGVLTMYSVHHILASKSEPVIGQTEKHSGPVRALDFNPFQSNLLASGANDSEIFIWDLNNFSVPMTPGAKSQPHEDISVVSWNRQVQHILSSAHPSGKAVVWDLRKNEPIIKVSDHSNRMHCSGMAWHPEVATQLVLSSEDDRLPVIQIWDLRFATSPLSQLEGHTRGVLSVSWCQADPELLLSSAKDNRILCWNPSIGEVVYELPIRSQWCFDVQWCPRNPSVFSAATFDGWINIYSVMGGNLEAQQKTQADKISSSFNNLDPFGTGQILPPLQVPEQIAQTTLIPPLKKPPKWIRRPVGVSFAFGGKLITFGLTKAPGQQMQQTYPHQVFISQVTTETEFLLRSRELQMALQSGNLLDYCQSKIQTAKLPFDENLWNFLKVNLEQESRTKLLKLLGYSKEDLQKKIASCLSNGIPDKQPLPEADETNAAQPDQLLINSSDDVAAVSSSSAFFDNLIPQNMSTLEIPVTEDTDGLISQALLLGNFEGAVELCMRAERFADAIILAITGGENLLKETQKRYFAKRKTKLSLLLSSIVQQNWQDIVCTCELQSWKEALAILLTYSKHEDYTQLCDMLGARLESEGDAALSNDACLCYISSGNVERLVECWVKNHETSSPLALQDLIEKVMVLSRSIEMLRGTAGPAPGPVLAERITQYASLLASQGCLAAAMNYLPSSSKELLIEQLRDRLFHSQGKSVGDQQPPPFPYTRINVGVIKHTPPAAKGASAPEGAAHKTGPRHPEKASTGPQTNVYSRGPPYPQYNLGLVPATISGPAVSQSQPFGPAGVRPVGPAPFPSQPSLPGQSMPMTSPGVPPPGPALFTPASVPSSQLPAACPLPMASQSPLGFSSAPFNCPMNMGYPQGGPGAPSTKPLPAASIPPPPTAQEPWTDPSAVRGGLQKKKLPEKFTPPAPITAPVMSLPAEPQGIHPQLSSLQESGQSPPGAPKEGSLQYHQLPVERVERKEVPPEHQALKATFEGLVQRCSAVATDPKTRRKLEDALQRLECLYEKLREQALSPTILMGLHEIARCIEARNYQQGLLVHTQVVSSSSFSEVSGFMPILKVLMTIAGKLNV; this comes from the exons ATGAAGCTAAAGGAAATTGAGCGAACAGCTGTCCAGGCATGGAGTCCAGCAAACAACCACCCCATTTACCTAGCAACAG GAACATCTGCCCAGCAACTGGATGCATCCTTCAGTACAAACGCCACCTTGGAAATATTTGAGGTTGACTTCAAGGATCCCTCCCTGGACATGAAGCAAAAAGGAACACTTCCTGCCTCAAACAG gtTTCATAAGTTGATCTGGGGTAACTTTGGAAATGGGTCTCCGGAGTCCTATGGAGTGATCGTTGGTGGAGGGGATAATGGTGTACTGACAATGTACAGCGTGCACCACATCTTGGCTTCAAAGAGCGAGCCTGTAATTGGGCAGACAGAGAAGCATTCAGGTCCTGTTCGAGCTCTTGACTTCAACCCTTTCCAG AGTAACCTCTTGGCTTCTGGAGCCAATGATTCTGAAATTTTCATCTGGGACTTGAATAACTTCAGTGTGCCTATGACTCCAGGGGCTAAATCACAG CCTCATGAAGACATCAGTGTGGTGTCCTGGAATCGGCAGGTGCAGCATATCCTGTCCTCCGCTCACCCCAGTGGCAAGGCTGTGGTTTGGGACCTCAGGAAGAATGAGCCTATCATCAAAGTCAGTGACCACAGCAACAGA ATGCATTGCTCAGGAATGGCCTGGCATCCAGAAGTTGCAACCCAGCTAGTTCTTTCCTCTGAGGATGACCGCTTGCCAGTGATCCAAATATGGGACTTACGTTTTGCTACCTCTCCTTTGAGCCAGCTGGAAGGGCACACGAG GGGAGTTCTCTCTGTCTCTTGGTGCCAGGCTGACCCTGAACTGCTGTTGAGTAGCGCCAAAGACAACCGGATCTTGTGCTGGAACCCAAGTATAGGAGAG GTGGTTTACGAGTTGCCCATTCGGAGTCAGTGGTGCTTTGATGTCCAGTGGTGTCCTAGGAATCCTTCAGTCTTCTCTGCTGCCACTTTTGATGGGTGGATCAACATTTATTCTGTTATGGGTGGGAACTTAGAAGCTCAGCAGAAGACACAGGCTGACAAG ATCTCTTCCTCCTTCAACAACCTGGATCCCTTTGGCACAGGACagatccttcctcctctgcaggtgCCAGAGCAAATAGCTCAGACCACCTTGATTCCACCATTAAAAAAGCCACCCAAGTGGATTCGCAGACCTGTGGGGGTTTCATTTGCA TTTGGAGGAAAACTGATTACCTTTGGTCTTACCAAAGCTCCTGGACAGCAAATGCAGCAGACTTACCCACACCAGGTATTCATCAGCCAAGTCACTACTGAAACTGAATTCCTGCTCCGATCCAGAGAACTGCAGATGGCCTTGCAGTCAGGGAACCTCCTTGATTACTGCCAGAGCAAGATCCAGACAGCCAAGCTGCCATTTGATGAGAATCTTTGGAACTTCTTGAAG GTGAATCTGGAGCAGGAGTCCAGGACTAAACTCCTCAAGCTGCTGGGCTACAGTAAAGAGGATCTGCAAAAAAAG ATCGCGTCATGTTTGAGTAATGGGATCCCAGATAAACAGCCCCTTCCTGAGGCAGATGAGACAAATGCTGCACAGCCAGATCAG CTTTTGATAAATTCCAGTGATGACGTGGCTgctgtttcctcctcttcagccttTTTTGACAACCTCATCCCACAGAATATGAGCACATTGGAGATTCCTGTCACAGAAG ATACGGATGGACTTATCAGCCAAGCCCTTTTGTTGGGGAATTTTGAGGGTGCAGTGGAGCTGTGCATGCGAGCAGAGCGCTTTGCTGATGCCATCATCTTAGCTATAACTGGTGGGGAGAACCTCCTAAAGGAGACCCAGAAGCGCTACTTTGCCAAGCGGAAGACAAAACTCTCCCTG CTGCTTTCCTCCATTGTGCAGCAGAACTGGCAAGATATTGTTTGCACGTGTGAGCTACAGAGCTGGAAGGAGGCACTGGCCATCTTGTTAACATACTCAAAGCATGAGGACTATACCCAGCTCTGTG ACATGCTGGGTGCACGCCTCGAGTCAGAGGGAGATGCAGCCCTGTCCAATGATGCCTGCCTCTGCTATATCTCATCAGGCAATGTGGAGAGGTTGGTGGAATGCTGGGTAAAAAACCATGAGACTTCGTCACCCCTTGCCCTGCAG GATCTCATAGAGAAGGTGATGGTGCTGAGCAGGTCCATTGAGATGCTCCGAGGCACAGCAGGACCAGCACCAGGCCCTGTCTTGGCAGAACGAATCACCCAATATGCAAGTCTCCTGGCATCACAAGGGTGCTTGGCAGCCGCAATGAATTACCTACCCAGCAGCTCTAAAGAG CTCCTGATCGAACAGCTCCGAGACCGGCTCTTCCATTCTCAAGGAAAGAGTGTGGGTGATCAGCAGCCACCTCCTTTTCCCTACACTCGTATCAATGTAGGTGTCATTAAACACACACCTCCAGCAGCCAAGGGTGCTTCCGCCCCTGAAGGAGCAGCCCACAAAACAGGTCCCAGACATCCAGAGAAG gccagcacggGTCCACAAACAAATGTCTATTCCAGAGGGCCCCCGTACCCACAGTACAACTTGGGCTTGGTTCCAGCAACCATTTCAGGGCCAG CTGTGTCACAGTCTCAGCCATTCGGACCAGCGGGAGTCAGACCTGTtggtcctgctcccttccccagccagccTTCTCTGCCAGGACAGTCCATGCCCATGACATCTCCTGGTGTTCCACCACCCGGACCTGCCCTCTTCACTCCAGCCTCAGTCCCATCATCTCAGCTTCCTGCAGCTTGTCCTCTCCCTATGGCAAGCCAGTCTCCTCTAGGTTTCTCTTCAGCACCTTTCAACTGCCCCATGAACATGGGTTACCCTCAGGGAGGTCCTGGAGCTCCGTCTACTAagcccctgccagcagccagcattcctcctcctcccacag CTCAGGAACCTTGGACTGATCCCTCCGCTGTAAGAGGAggccttcaaaagaaaaag TTGCCTGAGAAATTTACTCCTCCAGCTCCCATCACAGCTCCAGTAATGAGCCTGCCTGCTGAGCCCCAAGGGATCCATCCTCAGCTGTCCAGCTTGCAAGAATCTGGCCAGtcacccccaggagcacccaagGAAGGCAGCCTGCAG TATCACCAGCTACCCGTGGAGAGGGTTGAGAGGAAGGAGGTGCCCCCTGAGCACCAGGCTCTGAAGGCCACATTTGAAGGGTTGGTGCAACGCTGCTCTGCTGTCGCCACTGATCCG
- the LOC142084220 gene encoding protein transport protein Sec31B-like isoform X1, producing MKLKEIERTAVQAWSPANNHPIYLATGTSAQQLDASFSTNATLEIFEVDFKDPSLDMKQKGTLPASNRFHKLIWGNFGNGSPESYGVIVGGGDNGVLTMYSVHHILASKSEPVIGQTEKHSGPVRALDFNPFQSNLLASGANDSEIFIWDLNNFSVPMTPGAKSQPHEDISVVSWNRQVQHILSSAHPSGKAVVWDLRKNEPIIKVSDHSNRMHCSGMAWHPEVATQLVLSSEDDRLPVIQIWDLRFATSPLSQLEGHTRGVLSVSWCQADPELLLSSAKDNRILCWNPSIGEVVYELPIRSQWCFDVQWCPRNPSVFSAATFDGWINIYSVMGGNLEAQQKTQADKISSSFNNLDPFGTGQILPPLQVPEQIAQTTLIPPLKKPPKWIRRPVGVSFAFGGKLITFGLTKAPGQQMQQTYPHQVFISQVTTETEFLLRSRELQMALQSGNLLDYCQSKIQTAKLPFDENLWNFLKVNLEQESRTKLLKLLGYSKEDLQKKIASCLSNGIPDKQPLPEADETNAAQPDQLLINSSDDVAAVSSSSAFFDNLIPQNMSTLEIPVTEDTDGLISQALLLGNFEGAVELCMRAERFADAIILAITGGENLLKETQKRYFAKRKTKLSLLLSSIVQQNWQDIVCTCELQSWKEALAILLTYSKHEDYTQLCDMLGARLESEGDAALSNDACLCYISSGNVERLVECWVKNHETSSPLALQDLIEKVMVLSRSIEMLRGTAGPAPGPVLAERITQYASLLASQGCLAAAMNYLPSSSKELLIEQLRDRLFHSQGKSVGDQQPPPFPYTRINVGVIKHTPPAAKGASAPEGAAHKTGPRHPEKPNYQSSFAPSALSQPSVPSLFTPQPVPAMSVTPHHVASPQASTGPQTNVYSRGPPYPQYNLGLVPATISGPAVSQSQPFGPAGVRPVGPAPFPSQPSLPGQSMPMTSPGVPPPGPALFTPASVPSSQLPAACPLPMASQSPLGFSSAPFNCPMNMGYPQGGPGAPSTKPLPAASIPPPPTAQEPWTDPSAVRGGLQKKKLPEKFTPPAPITAPVMSLPAEPQGIHPQLSSLQESGQSPPGAPKEGSLQYHQLPVERVERKEVPPEHQALKATFEGLVQRCSAVATDPKTRRKLEDALQRLECLYEKLREQALSPTILMGLHEIARCIEARNYQQGLLVHTQVVSSSSFSEVSGFMPILKVLMTIAGKLNV from the exons ATGAAGCTAAAGGAAATTGAGCGAACAGCTGTCCAGGCATGGAGTCCAGCAAACAACCACCCCATTTACCTAGCAACAG GAACATCTGCCCAGCAACTGGATGCATCCTTCAGTACAAACGCCACCTTGGAAATATTTGAGGTTGACTTCAAGGATCCCTCCCTGGACATGAAGCAAAAAGGAACACTTCCTGCCTCAAACAG gtTTCATAAGTTGATCTGGGGTAACTTTGGAAATGGGTCTCCGGAGTCCTATGGAGTGATCGTTGGTGGAGGGGATAATGGTGTACTGACAATGTACAGCGTGCACCACATCTTGGCTTCAAAGAGCGAGCCTGTAATTGGGCAGACAGAGAAGCATTCAGGTCCTGTTCGAGCTCTTGACTTCAACCCTTTCCAG AGTAACCTCTTGGCTTCTGGAGCCAATGATTCTGAAATTTTCATCTGGGACTTGAATAACTTCAGTGTGCCTATGACTCCAGGGGCTAAATCACAG CCTCATGAAGACATCAGTGTGGTGTCCTGGAATCGGCAGGTGCAGCATATCCTGTCCTCCGCTCACCCCAGTGGCAAGGCTGTGGTTTGGGACCTCAGGAAGAATGAGCCTATCATCAAAGTCAGTGACCACAGCAACAGA ATGCATTGCTCAGGAATGGCCTGGCATCCAGAAGTTGCAACCCAGCTAGTTCTTTCCTCTGAGGATGACCGCTTGCCAGTGATCCAAATATGGGACTTACGTTTTGCTACCTCTCCTTTGAGCCAGCTGGAAGGGCACACGAG GGGAGTTCTCTCTGTCTCTTGGTGCCAGGCTGACCCTGAACTGCTGTTGAGTAGCGCCAAAGACAACCGGATCTTGTGCTGGAACCCAAGTATAGGAGAG GTGGTTTACGAGTTGCCCATTCGGAGTCAGTGGTGCTTTGATGTCCAGTGGTGTCCTAGGAATCCTTCAGTCTTCTCTGCTGCCACTTTTGATGGGTGGATCAACATTTATTCTGTTATGGGTGGGAACTTAGAAGCTCAGCAGAAGACACAGGCTGACAAG ATCTCTTCCTCCTTCAACAACCTGGATCCCTTTGGCACAGGACagatccttcctcctctgcaggtgCCAGAGCAAATAGCTCAGACCACCTTGATTCCACCATTAAAAAAGCCACCCAAGTGGATTCGCAGACCTGTGGGGGTTTCATTTGCA TTTGGAGGAAAACTGATTACCTTTGGTCTTACCAAAGCTCCTGGACAGCAAATGCAGCAGACTTACCCACACCAGGTATTCATCAGCCAAGTCACTACTGAAACTGAATTCCTGCTCCGATCCAGAGAACTGCAGATGGCCTTGCAGTCAGGGAACCTCCTTGATTACTGCCAGAGCAAGATCCAGACAGCCAAGCTGCCATTTGATGAGAATCTTTGGAACTTCTTGAAG GTGAATCTGGAGCAGGAGTCCAGGACTAAACTCCTCAAGCTGCTGGGCTACAGTAAAGAGGATCTGCAAAAAAAG ATCGCGTCATGTTTGAGTAATGGGATCCCAGATAAACAGCCCCTTCCTGAGGCAGATGAGACAAATGCTGCACAGCCAGATCAG CTTTTGATAAATTCCAGTGATGACGTGGCTgctgtttcctcctcttcagccttTTTTGACAACCTCATCCCACAGAATATGAGCACATTGGAGATTCCTGTCACAGAAG ATACGGATGGACTTATCAGCCAAGCCCTTTTGTTGGGGAATTTTGAGGGTGCAGTGGAGCTGTGCATGCGAGCAGAGCGCTTTGCTGATGCCATCATCTTAGCTATAACTGGTGGGGAGAACCTCCTAAAGGAGACCCAGAAGCGCTACTTTGCCAAGCGGAAGACAAAACTCTCCCTG CTGCTTTCCTCCATTGTGCAGCAGAACTGGCAAGATATTGTTTGCACGTGTGAGCTACAGAGCTGGAAGGAGGCACTGGCCATCTTGTTAACATACTCAAAGCATGAGGACTATACCCAGCTCTGTG ACATGCTGGGTGCACGCCTCGAGTCAGAGGGAGATGCAGCCCTGTCCAATGATGCCTGCCTCTGCTATATCTCATCAGGCAATGTGGAGAGGTTGGTGGAATGCTGGGTAAAAAACCATGAGACTTCGTCACCCCTTGCCCTGCAG GATCTCATAGAGAAGGTGATGGTGCTGAGCAGGTCCATTGAGATGCTCCGAGGCACAGCAGGACCAGCACCAGGCCCTGTCTTGGCAGAACGAATCACCCAATATGCAAGTCTCCTGGCATCACAAGGGTGCTTGGCAGCCGCAATGAATTACCTACCCAGCAGCTCTAAAGAG CTCCTGATCGAACAGCTCCGAGACCGGCTCTTCCATTCTCAAGGAAAGAGTGTGGGTGATCAGCAGCCACCTCCTTTTCCCTACACTCGTATCAATGTAGGTGTCATTAAACACACACCTCCAGCAGCCAAGGGTGCTTCCGCCCCTGAAGGAGCAGCCCACAAAACAGGTCCCAGACATCCAGAGAAG cCCAACTATCAGTCATCATTTGCCCCTTCAGCACTTTCTCAGCCTTCAGTGCCTTCCCTCTTCACGCCTCAGCCAGTGCCAGCGATGTCTGTGACACCTCACCATGTtgcctctccccaggccagcacggGTCCACAAACAAATGTCTATTCCAGAGGGCCCCCGTACCCACAGTACAACTTGGGCTTGGTTCCAGCAACCATTTCAGGGCCAG CTGTGTCACAGTCTCAGCCATTCGGACCAGCGGGAGTCAGACCTGTtggtcctgctcccttccccagccagccTTCTCTGCCAGGACAGTCCATGCCCATGACATCTCCTGGTGTTCCACCACCCGGACCTGCCCTCTTCACTCCAGCCTCAGTCCCATCATCTCAGCTTCCTGCAGCTTGTCCTCTCCCTATGGCAAGCCAGTCTCCTCTAGGTTTCTCTTCAGCACCTTTCAACTGCCCCATGAACATGGGTTACCCTCAGGGAGGTCCTGGAGCTCCGTCTACTAagcccctgccagcagccagcattcctcctcctcccacag CTCAGGAACCTTGGACTGATCCCTCCGCTGTAAGAGGAggccttcaaaagaaaaag TTGCCTGAGAAATTTACTCCTCCAGCTCCCATCACAGCTCCAGTAATGAGCCTGCCTGCTGAGCCCCAAGGGATCCATCCTCAGCTGTCCAGCTTGCAAGAATCTGGCCAGtcacccccaggagcacccaagGAAGGCAGCCTGCAG TATCACCAGCTACCCGTGGAGAGGGTTGAGAGGAAGGAGGTGCCCCCTGAGCACCAGGCTCTGAAGGCCACATTTGAAGGGTTGGTGCAACGCTGCTCTGCTGTCGCCACTGATCCG
- the LOC142084220 gene encoding protein transport protein Sec31B-like isoform X6 yields MKLKEIERTAVQAWSPANNHPIYLATGTSAQQLDASFSTNATLEIFEVDFKDPSLDMKQKGTLPASNRFHKLIWGNFGNGSPESYGVIVGGGDNGVLTMYSVHHILASKSEPVIGQTEKHSGPVRALDFNPFQSNLLASGANDSEIFIWDLNNFSVPMTPGAKSQPHEDISVVSWNRQVQHILSSAHPSGKAVVWDLRKNEPIIKVSDHSNRMHCSGMAWHPEVATQLVLSSEDDRLPVIQIWDLRFATSPLSQLEGHTRGVLSVSWCQADPELLLSSAKDNRILCWNPSIGEVVYELPIRSQWCFDVQWCPRNPSVFSAATFDGWINIYSVMGGNLEAQQKTQADKISSSFNNLDPFGTGQILPPLQVPEQIAQTTLIPPLKKPPKWIRRPVGVSFAFGGKLITFGLTKAPGQQMQQTYPHQVFISQVTTETEFLLRSRELQMALQSGNLLDYCQSKIQTAKLPFDENLWNFLKVGWLW; encoded by the exons ATGAAGCTAAAGGAAATTGAGCGAACAGCTGTCCAGGCATGGAGTCCAGCAAACAACCACCCCATTTACCTAGCAACAG GAACATCTGCCCAGCAACTGGATGCATCCTTCAGTACAAACGCCACCTTGGAAATATTTGAGGTTGACTTCAAGGATCCCTCCCTGGACATGAAGCAAAAAGGAACACTTCCTGCCTCAAACAG gtTTCATAAGTTGATCTGGGGTAACTTTGGAAATGGGTCTCCGGAGTCCTATGGAGTGATCGTTGGTGGAGGGGATAATGGTGTACTGACAATGTACAGCGTGCACCACATCTTGGCTTCAAAGAGCGAGCCTGTAATTGGGCAGACAGAGAAGCATTCAGGTCCTGTTCGAGCTCTTGACTTCAACCCTTTCCAG AGTAACCTCTTGGCTTCTGGAGCCAATGATTCTGAAATTTTCATCTGGGACTTGAATAACTTCAGTGTGCCTATGACTCCAGGGGCTAAATCACAG CCTCATGAAGACATCAGTGTGGTGTCCTGGAATCGGCAGGTGCAGCATATCCTGTCCTCCGCTCACCCCAGTGGCAAGGCTGTGGTTTGGGACCTCAGGAAGAATGAGCCTATCATCAAAGTCAGTGACCACAGCAACAGA ATGCATTGCTCAGGAATGGCCTGGCATCCAGAAGTTGCAACCCAGCTAGTTCTTTCCTCTGAGGATGACCGCTTGCCAGTGATCCAAATATGGGACTTACGTTTTGCTACCTCTCCTTTGAGCCAGCTGGAAGGGCACACGAG GGGAGTTCTCTCTGTCTCTTGGTGCCAGGCTGACCCTGAACTGCTGTTGAGTAGCGCCAAAGACAACCGGATCTTGTGCTGGAACCCAAGTATAGGAGAG GTGGTTTACGAGTTGCCCATTCGGAGTCAGTGGTGCTTTGATGTCCAGTGGTGTCCTAGGAATCCTTCAGTCTTCTCTGCTGCCACTTTTGATGGGTGGATCAACATTTATTCTGTTATGGGTGGGAACTTAGAAGCTCAGCAGAAGACACAGGCTGACAAG ATCTCTTCCTCCTTCAACAACCTGGATCCCTTTGGCACAGGACagatccttcctcctctgcaggtgCCAGAGCAAATAGCTCAGACCACCTTGATTCCACCATTAAAAAAGCCACCCAAGTGGATTCGCAGACCTGTGGGGGTTTCATTTGCA TTTGGAGGAAAACTGATTACCTTTGGTCTTACCAAAGCTCCTGGACAGCAAATGCAGCAGACTTACCCACACCAGGTATTCATCAGCCAAGTCACTACTGAAACTGAATTCCTGCTCCGATCCAGAGAACTGCAGATGGCCTTGCAGTCAGGGAACCTCCTTGATTACTGCCAGAGCAAGATCCAGACAGCCAAGCTGCCATTTGATGAGAATCTTTGGAACTTCTTGAAGGTAGGATGGCTGTGGTGA